A portion of the Streptomyces platensis genome contains these proteins:
- a CDS encoding peptidase, with the protein MTTQDHQGAAEAADGQALAAAGGLVYPVAPGYRVKVRQGPGTDTPVVRLLADGARIKIRCQTHGEKVSGPYGTSDIWDNIAPGEYISDTYVRTGSSGMVAPTCVN; encoded by the coding sequence ATGACCACACAGGACCATCAGGGCGCCGCGGAAGCGGCCGACGGCCAGGCCCTCGCCGCCGCGGGCGGTCTCGTCTATCCCGTCGCGCCCGGCTACCGCGTCAAGGTCCGCCAGGGTCCCGGCACCGACACCCCGGTCGTCCGCCTGCTCGCCGACGGCGCCCGGATCAAGATCCGCTGCCAGACGCACGGCGAGAAGGTCAGCGGCCCGTACGGCACCTCGGACATCTGGGACAACATCGCGCCCGGTGAGTACATCTCCGACACGTACGTCCGGACCGGCAGCAGCGGCATGGTCGCGCCGACCTGCGTGAACTGA
- a CDS encoding class I SAM-dependent methyltransferase, with the protein MPHSSQRDQLPLEAQALEPGSPPQHATLARSFDAVAAQYAAARPGYPPALFDAIEELAGQRLAGARVLDVGAGTGIATRLLAERGARVTAVEPGAAMAAELHAAHPAVPLVHALGDALPFPDDAGFDLVGYAQAWHWTDPARSVPEALRVLRPGGALALWWNVPDPDVDWAAEQEARIARRLPGYHGHSVAPEAPDLIRGLGLGLDPVARVMHWTRRVPVDTHLAMLGSRSYFSAIGPAAAAPVLAAEREALRDVFPDGIVEEAYALDLTVTLRPSASS; encoded by the coding sequence ATGCCGCACAGTTCCCAGCGCGATCAACTCCCCCTGGAAGCTCAGGCGTTGGAGCCTGGCTCGCCACCACAGCACGCCACCCTCGCCCGTTCCTTCGACGCGGTGGCCGCCCAGTACGCAGCCGCCCGCCCCGGCTACCCACCGGCGCTTTTCGACGCGATCGAGGAGCTGGCCGGGCAGCGGCTGGCGGGGGCGCGGGTGCTGGACGTCGGGGCCGGCACCGGTATCGCGACCCGGCTGCTCGCCGAGCGCGGGGCGCGGGTCACCGCCGTGGAGCCGGGTGCCGCCATGGCCGCCGAGCTGCACGCCGCCCACCCCGCCGTCCCCCTCGTCCACGCCCTCGGTGATGCGCTGCCGTTCCCCGACGACGCGGGTTTCGACCTCGTCGGCTACGCACAGGCCTGGCACTGGACCGATCCGGCCCGTTCCGTCCCGGAGGCGCTGAGGGTGCTGCGCCCCGGTGGTGCGCTCGCCCTGTGGTGGAACGTCCCGGACCCGGACGTCGACTGGGCCGCTGAACAGGAGGCAAGGATCGCCCGCCGTCTACCCGGCTACCACGGCCACAGCGTGGCGCCGGAGGCCCCCGACCTGATCCGTGGCCTCGGTCTGGGCCTGGACCCTGTCGCCCGGGTCATGCACTGGACCCGGCGGGTCCCCGTCGACACCCACCTCGCGATGCTGGGCAGCCGTTCGTACTTCTCCGCCATCGGCCCGGCCGCCGCAGCCCCCGTCCTCGCGGCCGAGCGGGAAGCCCTGCGTGATGTCTTCCCGGACGGCATCGTCGAGGAGGCCTACGCGCTCGACCTGACTGTCACACTCCGGCCGTCCGCTTCGTCCTAA
- the sigJ gene encoding RNA polymerase sigma factor SigJ produces MTEQEQEQGKGKGKGKGKGTSTGVSGRVGGGAAGDRLGEFEEQRGRLWAIAYRIMGTVTDADDAVQEAWLRWQALPGEQVVASPRGYLTTVVSRICYDLLGSARARRETYVGPWLPEPLLNGTGGPLPLGGAAAAGPGGPEDRVTLDESVGMALLTVLERLTPAERTAFILHDVFAVPFPEIAEAVGRTPDSVRQLASRARKRVRAEAPRRSVDRAEHRRTVEAFLSAVMGGDFEALLSVLDPEVVWRTDGGGKVSAARRPVLGREKVARYVQGLVRRGAQREGLRVALTEVNGATGLVFVDPVGEQSGVFAFTVDDGRITEVDAVVNPEKLGHLNLDGV; encoded by the coding sequence ATGACGGAGCAGGAGCAGGAGCAGGGGAAGGGGAAGGGGAAGGGGAAGGGGAAGGGCACAAGCACGGGGGTGTCCGGGCGAGTGGGGGGCGGGGCGGCCGGGGACCGGCTCGGGGAGTTCGAGGAGCAGCGCGGGCGGTTGTGGGCCATCGCCTACCGGATCATGGGTACGGTCACCGACGCCGACGACGCGGTCCAAGAGGCCTGGCTGCGCTGGCAGGCGCTGCCCGGTGAGCAGGTGGTGGCCAGCCCGCGCGGCTACCTCACCACCGTCGTCAGCCGCATCTGCTACGACCTGCTGGGTTCGGCCCGCGCCCGCCGCGAGACGTACGTCGGGCCCTGGCTGCCGGAGCCGCTGCTCAACGGCACCGGCGGGCCGCTGCCCCTGGGCGGCGCGGCTGCCGCGGGGCCCGGCGGCCCGGAGGACCGGGTCACCCTCGATGAATCCGTCGGGATGGCGCTGCTGACCGTCCTGGAACGGCTCACCCCGGCCGAGCGCACCGCCTTCATCCTCCACGACGTCTTCGCGGTCCCCTTCCCGGAGATCGCCGAGGCGGTCGGCCGCACCCCGGATTCCGTACGGCAGTTGGCCTCCCGCGCCCGCAAGCGGGTACGGGCCGAGGCGCCGCGCCGCAGTGTCGACCGGGCCGAACACCGCCGCACCGTCGAGGCCTTCCTCTCCGCCGTCATGGGCGGCGATTTCGAGGCGCTGCTGTCCGTCCTCGACCCCGAGGTGGTCTGGCGTACGGACGGCGGCGGCAAGGTGTCCGCCGCGCGCCGGCCGGTCCTGGGCCGCGAGAAGGTGGCCCGCTATGTACAGGGCCTGGTCAGGCGCGGCGCCCAACGGGAGGGCCTGCGGGTCGCCCTGACGGAGGTCAACGGCGCCACCGGGCTGGTCTTCGTCGACCCGGTGGGGGAGCAGTCCGGGGTCTTCGCCTTCACGGTCGACGACGGCCGGATCACGGAGGTGGACGCGGTCGTCAACCCCGAGAAGCTCGGCCATCTGAACCTCGACGGGGTGTGA